From the genome of Brachionichthys hirsutus isolate HB-005 chromosome 9, CSIRO-AGI_Bhir_v1, whole genome shotgun sequence:
CCGACTGAGCCGTCGGGTCGGCGTCGGCGCTGAAGCTCCGGGCTCGGCGCCGGCGGGTCAACACGCCGCCCAGCAGCGACGGAACCGCCTCAAGGTCGATGAAACCTGCAGCGAGAAACCTCCTTGAGGAGCGATTCCAGGCGGAGGCGGTTCACCTGCGTCTGATAGctaagctccgcctccgccgccgcctcacCTGGTAAAATGGCGACTGGACTCGTGCACCTTCATCTCGGTGCTTTTGAACTCATTCAGCTCCTTCCTGATGGCAgcctgagcagcagaaagaaaagcgGCGTTAAAGCCGGTCCGGGTCCgggcagccgggggggggggggggttcccggGACCTTGTCGGCGGCCGTTAGCCGGGTCCACGGCTTGTCCGCTCGCCGGTCGTAGTCCTGCGCCTCGGCCACCTCCACGTAGTCGCTGAAGCGGATCAGGATCTTGGCCTCCCTCAGCTCCTCGACCGTCGGCCTCTGGCTGAGCTGGAGGAGCCAGAAAGGAGGCGCGTCAGTCCGGGGACGAGGAGCGGGACCGCGGGCGCCGCGCCGTCGCCGTGGATACCTTTCTGGATAAATGCCTCTTgatctccctcttctcctcctgctcctccaggtcGTTTCgggctggaggaggaagcggaggcGCTCAGACGCCGCCCTGACTGTAATCCCGAGGGCGGAGCTACTCACGCTTCAGGATGTTCCTttgctccagctcctctgccGTCGGCCTCTGGCTCAGACGCCTGGCGGAACAGAGACGTCCGTTTCAGAAGCGCCCCGCCCCCTGGCCCGGGTCCCGCCCGTCACCGAGGCTCACCTGGTCAGCTTGGTGGCCGTCCGCTGTCGCCACGCGAGCCTCTCCTGGTCCgactgcagctgcaggatgttcttctcctgcagctcccgcTCCGACGGTCGGTTGCTCAGCTTGACGGCCAGAGAGTCCTTCCGTAGGACCTTCAGGGCCAGCGCGCCTTTGAGGATCAAAGAAGAAGACGCAGGCTAGCAGCGATGCTATTTCAGCTGCCGCCATCGTTCCCCGATGCTGCAGCTCTGGGGGGCCTTCGAGCCCTTCGGGTCATGGGTCTGCTGGACCCTATCCCAGCTGGGTACTCCCCggatgaggcgccagctcatcacagggctgtCCGCTAACATGTTAGCATTGATGCTTTTGCATGCTTTTAGGGGTTTCTGACCCCTAGTGGCCAAATACTGATCAAGTTTATCATTGATTAAATTAGGACGGACTCATTACTGAACCTGTAACTGATCATTTATATTATTTCAGTGTTTATAAACTATTTCAACTTCAAACGTGTGTCGGTTCCAGATGCTAGTTTTACTGGACCTACTTGTAAAAAAGGTATCGtcctcatcgtcctcctcttcatcctcttcctcctcctcttcatcgtcttcctcctcttcctcctcctgcatgtcTTCATCGTCCGCCTCATCGGGGAGGTTCTCTTTGTCGTCGTCGCATTCGATCATCACCGTGGGAACGGCATGCATcatggagctggggggggggggggggggcgttgcaagatgatgaagatgatgatgatgatgagaacaACAGCAATTTGAAAGACGGATATGTTCTGACCAGCGTTCGCTCGTCGTCACGGCGACCCTGGAAGGTCCGCCTTTCCCCAGAACCTCTGCTGCTCACCTCTCAAACCGCTGCATGGTGAGGGCCAGCGTTTTGTTGAGCTCCTCTATGATCCGGCTGGGGGGGTGCAGGGAGCGCCCACCCATTGGGGCGGGGCTCGGCGGGGCGGGGCACTTCAGGAAGGCGAGCGAGGAGGTCTCCATGCTCCCTGCGGGTGAGGAGATCGCGAGTTTCCtcggaggtagaggaggagagagcttCGTCGACGTGCACGGCAGCTTCGCCGGGGCGCCGTCtgcaggagggggcggggcggggcgaggGGATTGGACGAGCCTGCGCAGGCAGAACTGCAGCTTCAGACTCACCTGCGATGTGATTGGGCAGCCTGTTGAGTGGTTTGGGCGGGAGCGCAGGAGGTTGCTTGTGGAGCGCGGGGGGTCTGCAGGGCACCAGTTCGGCGCCATTGGCCGGATACACGCTGGGCTTCTTTGAgggtggagcctggatggaCTTGTGGGCGTGGTCCTGCTGACGTGCGCCTTCGCTCAGCATCTGAAACGCTACAGAGGAGAACCAGGAACCAGCCGGGTGATGCTGGACCCGTAAAAGCCGAGCGTTGATCCATGGAGTCCCGGTTCCGCGACCTGCctacctgcagctgctccttccATCAGGTCAGAACCGTCGGACTCTGAGCGGCCGGAACCAAGCGCCGGAGAACGCCCGTTCtccatcttcacctcctcttgtGCAGCCGGGTAAGAACCGTCTAAGACCAGGGAGGGGGCAGGAACGGGTGGTCGTCAGAAAGCTGAAGCAGGAAAGCGTGTCCCGGGTCGATCCGGGTCGATCCAGATCCGTGATCCGGGCTCACCTTTGTCCTGAACCTCCTTCAGGACTCCCTTCTTGAtgagctcctctctgctctgccgGCTGGACATCTTCCTCTCCAGAGCTGTGGGAGGAGTCAAACCAGAGTCGGCTCCGAATGATCCGTAAAGCGCCGTCTGTGGCGGTTCCACCTGTCTGACCCCCTTTTAGCCCGTCTCCAACGCCGGAGGCGTTCGGGTTCTCACCGGCAGACGTCTGCTTGAACTtctcgctcttcttcttcctccacttccAGGGTTTGAACAGGCGGCCCAGCGTGGCGAGCTTGCTGCGCCGCCGGATGGGAGGTGTGTGCGTGCCCGGAACCAGCGAATCAGAGCGCGTCGCTGCCAACCGCTCCACTTCTTCAGCTGGGAAACGAGAAGGACGAAACGACCTGGATAAATGCGTGTCCTTCAGAACTTCAGAACCGACGGCCTCTTTGGATTGTTGGCGGTGGAGTTAGTCTCTTTACGACTTCCTGAAGCTGCAGGGCGCACAGCAGGGCACGGACCTCGGTCCCCTCGGATTCAGTCGAACCCTAATCCAAACTCGAATCAACCAAACCCAGAGACAGACACGCCGGCGGGATCATGAGCGTCCTtcaccttcctcatcctcaccttcaCTGACACTCAGCAGGTTCTCACAAACAGATCGTGTGATCTCGCATCCTATTGGCTACGCCGGGCTGCAGCCACGCTAGGATCCTGGTAGCATAGCGTTAGCTTTCTGCTAACGGCTCCTCTGAACTGAGAGAACCAGAATAATCGTACCTGGACTCGATCCCGTCCCTCTCATTTGTTCAGAGACCCTTTTGATGGAAATGGGTGGGGGGCTGGATTTATGCAGAACAACAGAAGCTAAACGGAGTGGGCGGTTCCACcgatgacaggggggggggggggggggtcgctcacAATCGGAATGCAGCAGCTGATAAACGCACAGCCGTGTTCACCAAAAGACGAAACTCGTGCACATCCTTCGAGGATTTTCAGCACCAAGACGGTGGACAGCTCCGCGCGTAAAGCGGCctcccgtgggggggggggcaccatgaAACTGTACATCCACACCACCAAGATGAGGACCATCCAGGTCTCGTGGCCATGGCAACAAAGGAAACAATCACTTGTCTACGCTGTTTGAAGcctccgcgggggggggggcatccgtggctccccccccccgaatagTAAGAATGCGTTTTAACTCTGTCCGGTTCCGGTTCGCGACCGACAACCAAGGTGGAGTCCGGCTGGAGCAACAGCGATCACACGCACagcgtgcacacgcacagcgTGCACACGCACAGGTGCAGCTGAGCGCCGTGGGTACCGCCATGCACGAAGCACGCGCTGCAGCATCACCCGTGGTGAAGAGGCGCGCATCATCCGCGTCACCTACCTGTCTCCAGGTGCAACGAGACGCGCGCCTCGCTGATGTAGGGCGTGTCGCTCTTGGACCGGACCCTCCGGATCGGCCTCcggtctccctcctcctccggggCCGCCGCCATGTTCGGCCAGCCGGGCAGCGCGACTGCGAGAGGATCGGCGCCGCCGCAGCCGCTCGTGCACCCGCCCGGTGCATGCGGGAGGGGGGCGGGATGCCGTGATGAGGGAGGGGtgagacagggagagggagagagggagagagagagagagagagagagagcagcagctcTAACTATTGATTGAATGTCATTTATATCAGCTATATTCTAATTATCTCCCATCATGGCGTCCAAATTAGGACAatttgtaaattaaatatttcaaatatcagaccttttaatttacaaaataagaattttaattattaattaaaactATTATATCGATCTTAGGTTCACTATAGAAGCTAAATGCATTAAAAGCTCTCATTCTATTATTTCGTTGTTATTATATGAATTATTCTTATATTGTTTTCATTTCCGGACTCACCTTTTGTCTTCTATTTCCTTC
Proteins encoded in this window:
- the LOC137899572 gene encoding phosphatase and actin regulator 1-like, which translates into the protein MAAAPEEEGDRRPIRRVRSKSDTPYISEARVSLHLETAEEVERLAATRSDSLVPGTHTPPIRRRSKLATLGRLFKPWKWRKKKSEKFKQTSAALERKMSSRQSREELIKKGVLKEVQDKDGSYPAAQEEVKMENGRSPALGSGRSESDGSDLMEGAAAGRQHHPAGSWFSSVAFQMLSEGARQQDHAHKSIQAPPSKKPSVYPANGAELVPCRPPALHKQPPALPPKPLNRLPNHIADGAPAKLPCTSTKLSPPLPPRKLAISSPAGSMETSSLAFLKCPAPPSPAPMGGRSLHPPSRIIEELNKTLALTMQRFESSMMHAVPTVMIECDDDKENLPDEADDEDMQEEEEEEDDEEEEEEDEEEDDEDDTFFTSALALKVLRKDSLAVKLSNRPSERELQEKNILQLQSDQERLAWRQRTATKLTRRLSQRPTAEELEQRNILKPRNDLEEQEEKREIKRHLSRKLSQRPTVEELREAKILIRFSDYVEVAEAQDYDRRADKPWTRLTAADKAAIRKELNEFKSTEMKVHESSRHFTR